From the Candidatus Liberibacter asiaticus genome, the window AAAAACATAGGTTAAATACTTGTCTTTTGAGCTCTTCTGAAAGTTTATCACGAGGCAAGTGCAAGTCCAAGTGCAATGTTTGGACTTTTAGTAGTATATAAACAATAATAAATAACGAGATCGCCACACGGTCATATCGTCTGTCCTTTAAAAAATACATATTGTTTATTAATTATTTGTATAAAGGGTTCTTGGTGATTCTTTTCAAAATAGTCATGTCCTAGCTTAAGCATATTCCAGAATGAATAATTTGGATTGTTTTGATAAAGTTGCATATTTTTTGATGTCATTCGGAAGGGAAATGCTTGTATTTGTATGTGCGATTGCATGTTTCCTCTGAGTGAATCCCGTACAATAGCATATATTTCTTGCATTTGTTTATTGTTCATTGCATAACAACCTGCAGAAGCACATTCTCCATGAATCATGAGATCGGCGCCTGTTCGATTATGTGCTTTATCAAATTCATTAGGGAATCCAATGTTGATTGATAAGAAGTATTTTGAATTAGGGTTCAGATTATTCCATCCAATATAATAAAATCCTTCAGGAGCTTGTTCATCTCCTGTTTCTATTTTAGGTCCGAAGGTTCCTGACCATGCGCATATTTTATATTCTTTCAACAGCACATATTCTGCATCCACGTTACGTTTCCATATTTCAAGAATGTTTTCATTTTTAAAGATTCGTATGACAGTAGGATGAAAAGGAGAGGTTCTTTTCTTTTGCATAGAGATAATTAAATTCTCTGATAAAGGATGCTCCGCTTTGTCAATCAATGATCGTGAATGATGACATCCATTGAGGAATATAAATAATGCAAATAATAAAATATTATACCGATTGGTCACTTTGAAATTTTTTAAAAAGCACACGTTATAACTAATAAAAATTTATAAATTTCGTCCGATGTTTAAATATTTTTGACGTCGATGTTCACGTATTTCTGTTTCGGAATACGTTGATGTTTCTGATAAAAATTGGCTTATTATTTCACCGACGGAAGAAATTGTTTGTGCGGGATTTCTATGGGCTCCTCCGATGGGTTCTGGAATTATTCCATCAATTATAGATAAATCTTGTAAATCAGTTGCTATTATTTTCATAGCTATAGCTGCCTGTGCTGCACGAGAAGAATCTCTCCAAAGGATTGATGCGGCACCTTCTGGAGAAATAACGCTGTAAATAGCATGTTCTAACATGTAAACAAAATTAGCAGCGGCAATTCCCATGGCTCCACCAGATCCACCTTCTCCAATAATGATGGAAAGGATTGGTACTTGCAATTTAAGGCACATCTCAGTAGCACGAGCAATGGCTTCTCCTTGACCACGTGCTTCTGCATCTACTCCAGGATATGCTCCTGCAGTATCTATGAATGATATAACTGGTATTTTAAATCGGTCAGCCATTTCCATAAGACGGACCGCTTTACGATATCCTTCTGGGCGTGGACTACCAAAGTTATGTTTGATTCGCGATTTAGTATCAGATCCTTTTTCTTGTCCGATAATAGCGACAGGCTGGCCATGAAACCTAGCAAGACCAATTTGCATTGCTGGGTCGTCTCCAAATAAGCGATCTCCTGCTAGAGATATAAAGTGAGTAAAAAGAGAATTGATATAATCAATATAATGGGGTCTATTGGGATGTCTGGACACCTGAGTTTTCTGCCAAGGAGTCAGTTTTGAATAAATTTCAGAAAGAGTCTTGCAAACCATTGCCTCTAGTTCGCGAATTTCCTCAGAGAAATCCTCATTGATATCCTCACGAGATAGTTTTTTGAGTTCATGGATTTTTGCTTCTAGATCAGATATTGGTTCTTCGAAATCAAGATAATGACGCATAGAAATAATTTAAAGCCTCTTATTGTAAAACGATTTGATTGATGTTCAATTGTAATGTTTCTTTTCCTTCTTAGCAAGAGGATGGTAATCTTGAACTAGTTTTTGCAGCTTATCTGGTAACAGGTGAGTGTATATTTGTGTTGTTGATATGTCTGTATGACCTAAAAGTATTTGTATGGTGCGTAGATCAGCTCCGCCTTCTAGAAGATGACTTGCGAATGCATGGCGTATTATATGGGGAGAAATATTCTTTTTTTGTATACCAGCACGCGCAGCTAATGCTTTTAAGTCTCTTGCAAACACTTGGCGTGATAGATGTCCTGTCTTTGTGGACGATGGAAACAACCACAAGTCATTTCCTGTCATTTTCATAGAAGAACAAGTTTTTTTGTACATCTGTAGGGCATGTAAGGCGGAAGGAGAAAGAATCACAAGACGTTCTTTATTACCTTTTCCCTGAATGATCATTGTACGTTCTGTCAAATTTAGAGTATGAGCGGAGAGCGTAACTAATTCACTTACACGCATACCAGTCGCATACAATAGCTCTATCAAGAGAAATATACGGACCCGTTTCCACTGACCGGGAGCAGGATTTTCTGCTTCTATTTTAGCTTGTTCTAGAAGATTTGCTATGGTGTCTTTGTGTAACGTCTTAGGAAGTATATGATTTTTTTTGGGCAGTTCCAGAGTGTCGGAAGGATTGTCTTTACGCAATCCTTCATAACAAAGAAAATTATAGAATTGTCGTATTACAGATATTTTTCTTCTTTGAGAGCTGGTTACTAATTTTCTTTGGGACAAATGGTTTAGATAGGAAATAAGATGATTTGTAGAGGCTGCTGATAGGGATATTTCTTTATTATTGAGGAAGTTCTGCATCTCTTTCAAATCTCTTTTATAAGCAGAGAGTGTATTAATACTAGATGCTCGCTCAGAGCTCATCATTTCCAAGAAGATGCCGATGATATCTTGGTGTTTTACTTTTATCTTTTTTACTATTGCCAAGACGTTTACAAATCACTTTTAATTAATCTATCTGCTTTTTTCATATATTTGACTATTCCACGCAATTGCAGATTTGATAGTAGAATTCGGATGACTTTGTCAATTGTGTAAGAAGGTTATTTCTTTATAGAGAATATGTTTTTTGATATCTAAAAAGATGAATTTTAAATATTTTTGAGGGATAGATTAGATGAAAGTAGGTGCGATAATCGATACATCTGTTTTTTAAATAAAATAAATTGATAAGAAAAAAT encodes:
- a CDS encoding tyrosine recombinase, translating into MMSSERASSINTLSAYKRDLKEMQNFLNNKEISLSAASTNHLISYLNHLSQRKLVTSSQRRKISVIRQFYNFLCYEGLRKDNPSDTLELPKKNHILPKTLHKDTIANLLEQAKIEAENPAPGQWKRVRIFLLIELLYATGMRVSELVTLSAHTLNLTERTMIIQGKGNKERLVILSPSALHALQMYKKTCSSMKMTGNDLWLFPSSTKTGHLSRQVFARDLKALAARAGIQKKNISPHIIRHAFASHLLEGGADLRTIQILLGHTDISTTQIYTHLLPDKLQKLVQDYHPLAKKEKKHYN
- a CDS encoding acetyl-CoA carboxylase carboxyltransferase subunit alpha; the encoded protein is MRHYLDFEEPISDLEAKIHELKKLSREDINEDFSEEIRELEAMVCKTLSEIYSKLTPWQKTQVSRHPNRPHYIDYINSLFTHFISLAGDRLFGDDPAMQIGLARFHGQPVAIIGQEKGSDTKSRIKHNFGSPRPEGYRKAVRLMEMADRFKIPVISFIDTAGAYPGVDAEARGQGEAIARATEMCLKLQVPILSIIIGEGGSGGAMGIAAANFVYMLEHAIYSVISPEGAASILWRDSSRAAQAAIAMKIIATDLQDLSIIDGIIPEPIGGAHRNPAQTISSVGEIISQFLSETSTYSETEIREHRRQKYLNIGRNL
- a CDS encoding L,D-transpeptidase family protein, which gives rise to MTNRYNILLFALFIFLNGCHHSRSLIDKAEHPLSENLIISMQKKRTSPFHPTVIRIFKNENILEIWKRNVDAEYVLLKEYKICAWSGTFGPKIETGDEQAPEGFYYIGWNNLNPNSKYFLSINIGFPNEFDKAHNRTGADLMIHGECASAGCYAMNNKQMQEIYAIVRDSLRGNMQSHIQIQAFPFRMTSKNMQLYQNNPNYSFWNMLKLGHDYFEKNHQEPFIQIINKQYVFFKGQTI